The following are encoded together in the Brassica napus cultivar Da-Ae chromosome A9, Da-Ae, whole genome shotgun sequence genome:
- the LOC125578534 gene encoding 50S ribosomal protein L35, chloroplastic-like translates to MASLSMASVNLSFSPLRSPPKVSTHASVQFARFSSSSLASAHCISGLRAVLPQKISTVVSQSSQRLQTLTVFAHKGYKMKTHKASAKRFRVTGRGKIVRRRSGKQHLLAKKNNKRKLRLSKMHEVSRSDYDNVIGALPYLKVNRKAT, encoded by the exons ATGGCGTCTCTCTCCATGGCTTCCGTCAACCTTAGCTTCTCTCCCTTACGCTCTCCTCCAAAGGTCTCCACTCACGCTTCCGTTCAATTCGCTCGGTTCAGCTCGTCGAGTCTTGCCTCAGCTCACTGCATTTCTGGGCTTCGCGCGGTTCTTCCTCAGAAGATATCCACCGTCGTCTCTCAGAGTTCTCAGAGGCTTCAGACTCTTACCGTTTTCGCTCATAAGGGATACAAGATGAAGACCCACAAG GCCTCGGCGAAGAGGTTCAGGGTGACGGGTAGAGGGAAGATAGTGAGGAGGAGGTCCGGGAAGCAGCATTTGTTAGCtaagaagaacaacaagagGAAGCTGCGTCTTTCCAAAATG CATGAAGTGAGCCGGAGTGACTATGACAATGTGATCGGCGCTCTTCCCTACCTGAAAGTCAACCGAAAGGCGACTTAA
- the LOC106368632 gene encoding QWRF motif-containing protein 4-like, translating to METFYGSKKASMRKQQQQSLTDTTRPPLVPAEKNNAVAASATRRSRTMEVSSRYRSSTPTKTRRCPSPNATRTVSSSRAISAERKRSSTPTTPTNPSTPVSDVPVASRRLSTTGQGLWPSTMRSLSVSFQSDSVSVPVSKKEKPVVSIDRTLRPSSNVTHKQKSVTTTTTTTTKNVSAGQSENSKPVDGPPHSRLIEQHRWPSRIGGKIISDSMNRSLDLGDKAVRRMSNKPLQKSSSDTARLLSSYESNGSPTSSEDLESRHRLLSASLLDRATSARVHPLSAPGSRTASPSRSSFSSSSSNSRGMSPLRGLSPSRGSCLRSSTPPRGVSPSRIRQSNTCTQSSTTTTTSVLSFIADVKKGKKTTYLEDVHQLRLLYNRYSQWRFANARAEGVRYIQSLIAEETLYNVWHATSDLRDLVTSQRICLQQMKLETKLDDILNKQMVCLEDWAILEREHVSSLAGAIADLEANTLRLPLTGGTKVDLRSLKLAMSSAFDVMHGMGSSIWSLHSQMEEVTKLVSDLSVIATKENFMLGRCEDMLASTAIMEVEESSLMTHLMQKKQEEEEMMLSLPCCH from the exons ATGGAAACGTTTTATGGTTCCAAGAAAGCATCAATGAGGAAGCAGCAACAGCAATCTCTAACAGATACTACAAGACCTCCTCTTGTCCCAGCGGAGAAGAACAATGCAGTTGCTGCTTCCGCCACTCGCCGGTCTAGAACAATGGAAGTCAGTTCAAGATACAGATCATCAACTCCTACTAAAACAAGGAGATGCCCTTCGCCTAacgccacgaggactgtctcTTCAAGCAGAGCTATTTCAGCAGAGAGGAAACGCTCCTCAACGCCAACCACTCCCACTAACCCGTCCACACCGGTTAGTGATGTACCGGTTGCGTCTAGGAGACTATCTACTACTGGTCAAGGCTTATGGCCTTCTACTATGAGAAGCCTCAGCGTTTCATTTCAGTCTGATTCAGTCTCGGTTCCCGTTAGTAAGAAGGAGAAACCGGTTGTTTCGATTGATCGGACACTGAGACCATCTTCGAATGTAACACATAAACAAAAGAGtgtgacaacaacaacaacaacaacaacaaagaatgTATCTGCAGGTCAATCAGAGAATTCAAAACCTGTAGATGGTCCACCTCATAGTAGGTTAATAGAACAGCATAGATGGCCTAGTAGAATCGGTGGAAAGATCATCTCAGATTCTATGAACAGAAGCTTGGATCTTGGTGATAAAGCGGTTAGGAGAATGTCTAATAAACCTTTGCAGAAGTCTTCTAGTGACACAGCAAGGTTGTTGTCCTCTTACGAAAGTAATGGATCTCCAACAAGCTCAGAAGATTTAGAGTCTAGACACAGGCTTTTGTCTGCAAGTTTGTTAGATAGAGCAACTTCAGCTAGAGTGCATCCCTTGTCTGCTCCTGGTTCACGCACTGCTTCTCCTAGCAGATCCTCgttttcatcatcatcctctAACTCTAGAGGGATGAGTCCCTTGAGAGGATTGAGTCCTTCAAGAGGCTCTTGTTTGAGGTCGTCTACACCGCCGAGAGGTGTGAGTCCTTCCCGGATAAGACAAAGCAATACATGCACACAATCGAGTACCACCACCACAACATCGGTTCTTAGTTTCATCGCTGATGTTAAGAAAGGAAAAAAGACAACTTACTTAGAAGATGTTCATCAGCTCCGCTTGCTTTATAATAGATATTCGCAGTGGCGGTTCGCAAATGCTAGAGCTGAGGGTGTAAGATATATTCAGAGTTTAATTGCTGAG GAAACTCTATACAATGTCTGGCATGCAACATCAGACCTGAGAGATCTTGTGACATCCCAAAGAATTTGTCTCCAGCAGATGAAGCTAGAAACCAAGCTTGATGATATCTTAAATAAGCAG ATGGTTTGCCTTGAAGATTGGGCCATACTTGAGAGAGAACATGTCAGTTCTTTAGCTGGTGCCATTGCAGACTTGGAAGCAAATACTCTGCGTCTTCCATTAACCGGAGGAACAAAG GTGGACCTCAGATCTCTGAAGTTGGCTATGTCATCAGCTTTTGATGTAATGCATGGTATGGGATCATCCATATGGTCTTTACACTCTCAG ATGGAAGAGGTGACTAAGCTAGTTTCAGATCTCTCCGTTATAGCTACAAAGGAGAATTTTATGCTTGGCAGATGTGAAGATATGTTGGCATCAACAGCAATCATGGAG GTAGAAGAGAGTAGCCTCATGACTCATTTAATGcaaaagaagcaagaagaagaagagatgatgcTAAGTCTCCCTTGTTGTCATTAA
- the LOC106368633 gene encoding nucleoid-associated protein At2g24020, chloroplastic, with the protein MASTTDFTKSLLSPFSQHGFNSQRGSSRQNKNATWPNQYKPNRSLRVNGLFGGGNNKDNNNTEDGQSKAGGIFGNMQNMYETVKKAQMVVQVEAVRVQKELAAAEFDGYCEGELVKVTLSGNQQPIRTDITEAAMELGSEKLSLLVTEAYKDAHAKSVVAMKERMSDLAQSLGMPPGLSEGMK; encoded by the exons ATGGCTTCGACCACCGATTTCACAAAGTCTTTACTATCTCCCTTCTCCCAACATG GCTTTAATTCCCAGAGAGGAAGTAGCAGACAGAACAAGAACGCGACTTGGCCAAATCAGTACAAGCCCAATAGGTCTCTTCGTGTGAACGGGTTGTTCGGAGGTGGAAACAacaaagataataataatactgaGGATGGACAGTCAAAG GCAGGAGGAATCTTTGGTAATATGCAGAATATGTATGAGACTGTCAAGAAAGCTCAAATGGTTGTTCAAGTTGAGGCTGTTCGTGTTCAAAAAGAGTTAGCTGc GGCAGAGTTTGATGGTTACTGTGAAGGCGAGCTTGTCAAG GTTACGTTATCAGGTAACCAGCAACCAATCCGTACTGATATAACAGAGGCAGCAATGGAGTTAGGCTCTGAG AAACTTTCACTGTTGGTCACGGAGGCTTACAAGGACGCACACGCAAAGAGTGTTGTG GCTATGAAAGAAAGAATGAGTGACCTTGCGCAGAGCTTAGGCATGCCACCTGGCCTCAGCGAAGGAATGAAGTAA